A genomic window from Lasioglossum baleicum chromosome 7, iyLasBale1, whole genome shotgun sequence includes:
- the LOC143210619 gene encoding uncharacterized protein LOC143210619, with protein sequence MTSRFLPVALLCAFFVVCPAKPTEVLTADGSSALNPLQQQLITAVETDVKRAQRSPQFGFAGEGGFAPFPEFDDDRRFENHHRHHHRHQRPEGCGEFGCGGEGFGPQPGFYPSGGSSESTAQASAGSNGFGGSVASANAESSGFNGPSGGGGGSQANAQSASFNFGPYSASFSIAESSSGAQQPPIF encoded by the exons ATGACGTCGCGGTTCCTCCCGGTAGCTTTGCTGTGCGCGTTCTTCGTCGTATGTCCCGCAAAACCGACGGAAGTGCTCACCGCTGATGGATCCTCTGCGCTGAACCCGCTGCAACAGCAGCTGATCACAGCTGTGGAAACTG ATGTAAAGAGAGCACAACGATCCCCTCAATTTGGATTCGCTGGCGAGGGTGGTTTCGCCCCTTTTCCAGAATTTGACGACGATCGCCGTTTTGAGAACCATCATAGACATCACCATAGACATCAGAGGCCAGAGGGTTGCGGCGAATTTGGATGCGGCGGAGAAGG ATTCGGACCACAGCCAGGATTTTACCCATCTGGTGGCTCGTCTGAGTCCACAGCTCAGGCTTCTGCTGGATCTAATGGATTCGGAGGATCGGTAGCTTCGGCAAACGCAGAATCTAGTGGATTTAATGGACCGTCTGGAGGCGGAGGAGGCAGCCAAGCAAATGCACAAAGCGCCAGCTTTAACTTTGGTCCATACTCCGCATCGTTTAGTATCGCTGAATCATCATCGGGTGCCCAACAGCCGCCGATTTTCTAA
- the LOC143210482 gene encoding uncharacterized protein LOC143210482, with protein MANLLALLVITAACVVVHAQQQPNQKPVFGQTFDEIVVSSDLNVRRKSKENRQGKRLTNIPSGTTGPPEKSTIVASRFVADDGTRIVSEKKQQKRETSTLRKRYLDMGVAGYLLKSRKR; from the exons ATGGCGAACCTTTTGGCCCTTTTGGTGATCACTGCAGCCTGCGTCGTCGTCCACGCCCAGCAACAACCTAATCAAAAAC CCGTTTTCGGTCAAACATTCGACGAGATCGTAGTCTCGTCGGACCTGAACGTTCGGAGAAAGTCTAAAGAAAATCGTCAGGGGAAAAGATTGACAAACATACCTTCGGGCACCACCGGCCCGCCAGAGAAGTCTACCATAGTCGCATCCAGATTCGTCGCCGACGATGGAACTCGCATCGTGTCGGAAAAAAAGCAGCAGAAACGCGAAACCTCGACTCTCCGGAAAAG GTATCTGGACATGGGCGTCGCGGGATACTTACTGAAATCtcgaaaacgatga